A single Paenibacillus sp. FSL R5-0517 DNA region contains:
- a CDS encoding Dabb family protein, giving the protein MIEHLVVFKFNDKTTLAKQQEWVAQLLALQELIPGIAALTAGINATEETDRIQGYTIGLRVTFEDQDALRAYGPHPAHQAFVASLDGWVEDVIVVDYAI; this is encoded by the coding sequence ATGATTGAACATTTGGTTGTTTTCAAATTTAACGATAAAACCACGCTAGCCAAACAGCAGGAATGGGTGGCTCAATTGCTCGCATTACAGGAACTAATCCCGGGAATTGCCGCGCTGACCGCAGGAATTAATGCAACGGAAGAAACGGACCGTATTCAAGGTTATACGATTGGGTTGAGAGTGACGTTTGAAGATCAGGACGCACTGCGTGCCTATGGTCCACATCCTGCTCATCAGGCATTTGTAGCCTCTCTCGATGGTTGGGTAGAAGATGTCATTGTAGTTGATTATGCGATATAA